The following proteins are encoded in a genomic region of Gammaproteobacteria bacterium:
- a CDS encoding amidohydrolase has product MRLYPAVLPLLFLTLPLPSGANPLDEVLPGIIDFRHELHANPELSNREVQTGKRIAKRLRRLGLDVQTGVAHTGVVATLRGGLPGPVVAVRADIDALPVTEQTDFAFRSTATTEFNGKKVGVAHACGHDIHMSVAMGTAEVLAAMRDELPGTVRFIFQPAEEGVPVGETGGAPLMIEEGVLRNPAPEAIYAIHSWPDYAVGQVDVTSGPAMASSDRILIDLHGKQSHGAWPHLGVDPIVLAAQVILGLQTIPSRSIDAREPAVVTVGIVRGGERFNIIPDTVHMEGTVRAFSDDVQDIVERRIGEILDGITTAAGASYDYTYERANPFVNNDPALAARARVVLQQTLGTENVLDGPPVMVAEDFAWFAREIPGFYFRLGVVAPGTESGSLHTPDFRADDSAIEPGIRAMTALVLDHLRNN; this is encoded by the coding sequence ATGCGCCTGTACCCCGCCGTACTTCCCCTGCTGTTTCTGACCCTGCCACTGCCATCCGGTGCCAATCCGCTGGACGAGGTTTTGCCAGGCATTATTGATTTCCGTCACGAGCTGCACGCCAACCCGGAGTTGAGCAACCGTGAGGTACAGACGGGGAAACGGATCGCAAAGCGGCTCAGGCGTCTCGGCCTCGACGTGCAGACTGGCGTAGCTCATACCGGCGTAGTTGCAACGTTGCGTGGCGGCTTACCCGGCCCGGTTGTTGCTGTGCGTGCCGATATCGATGCACTTCCGGTTACCGAACAGACCGACTTTGCCTTCCGCTCCACCGCGACCACCGAATTCAACGGCAAGAAGGTGGGTGTCGCGCACGCCTGCGGTCATGACATCCATATGTCTGTCGCGATGGGAACCGCCGAAGTCCTGGCTGCCATGCGTGACGAGTTGCCCGGCACGGTCAGGTTCATATTCCAGCCCGCCGAGGAAGGCGTACCCGTCGGTGAAACCGGCGGCGCACCGCTGATGATCGAAGAGGGCGTTCTGCGAAACCCGGCGCCGGAGGCGATCTACGCTATTCATTCGTGGCCGGACTACGCCGTCGGCCAGGTCGACGTCACCAGCGGTCCGGCAATGGCCTCATCCGACCGGATTCTCATTGATCTGCACGGCAAACAGTCGCACGGTGCCTGGCCCCACCTGGGCGTCGACCCGATCGTGCTTGCGGCCCAGGTTATCCTCGGCCTGCAGACTATTCCTTCACGCAGCATCGATGCGCGCGAACCGGCAGTTGTAACGGTCGGCATCGTTCGCGGTGGCGAACGATTTAATATCATCCCCGATACCGTTCACATGGAGGGAACGGTGCGCGCGTTCAGCGATGACGTGCAGGACATAGTCGAGCGGCGTATCGGTGAAATACTCGACGGCATCACGACGGCGGCGGGTGCCAGCTACGATTACACTTACGAGCGCGCCAACCCGTTTGTCAACAATGACCCGGCGCTGGCTGCCCGTGCCCGGGTGGTGCTGCAGCAGACGCTGGGAACTGAAAACGTGCTCGATGGCCCGCCGGTGATGGTGGCAGAGGACTTCGCCTGGTTTGCCCGCGAGATTCCCGGATTCTATTTTCGCCTGGGCGTGGTTGCACCCGGCACTGAATCAGGCAGCCTGCACACACCCGACTTTCGCGCCGATGACAGCGCGATCGAACCCGGCATCCGCGCCATGACAGCACTCGTGCTCGACCACCTGCGCAACAATTAA
- a CDS encoding YajQ family cyclic di-GMP-binding protein encodes MPSFDVVSKVDAHELANAVDQANREIDNRFDFKGVGAKFEIQENNINLSAKEDFQLRQMMDMLRLRLSKRKIDVGCLKEGEPVMSGTTAKLVVQVMQGIEQPLAKKIIKLIKEQKMKVQAAIQGDQLRVTGKKRDDLQNVIALLEDANLDLPLQFTNFRD; translated from the coding sequence GTGCCTTCTTTCGATGTAGTTTCAAAAGTAGATGCCCACGAGCTGGCCAATGCGGTTGACCAGGCAAACCGGGAAATCGATAACCGGTTCGACTTCAAGGGTGTCGGCGCCAAATTCGAGATCCAGGAAAACAACATCAATCTGAGCGCCAAGGAAGACTTTCAGCTCAGGCAGATGATGGACATGCTGCGGCTGAGGCTGTCAAAACGGAAGATTGATGTCGGATGCCTGAAAGAGGGTGAACCGGTGATGAGTGGTACCACCGCAAAGCTTGTCGTGCAGGTCATGCAGGGTATCGAGCAACCGCTGGCGAAGAAGATAATCAAGCTCATCAAGGAGCAGAAAATGAAAGTGCAGGCGGCGATCCAGGGCGACCAGCTGCGGGTAACGGGAAAAAAACGCGATGATTTGCAAAACGTGATTGCCCTGCTTGAGGACGCCAACCTCGACCTGCCATTGCAATTCACCAACTTTCGGGACTGA
- a CDS encoding TlpA family protein disulfide reductase yields MKNILILTLAALLLGGCSGPGPVDPVQPGDWRGVLTLPGGELPFSLQLKQDGTEWMAVLVNGDERVEVTDVTVNEQQMTLVLPAFNTRIDARRDGAGFSGTLTLVKRAGKQQHIPFVARPGEEYRFLRVQPESYVDVDGRWAVTFREDDGSESEAIAEFEQTGNVVEGTFLTPTGDYRFLAGEVDGNQLYLSTFDGSHAFLFTAKLEGAQLQGDFWSGTAWHESFVARRDANAALPDADELTQLVDEQFTFSFPDTDGNMVSLDDPQFDGKVVLVALAGSWCPNCHDEAAFLAPFYHQYRDQGLEIVGLMFEHLEDFSAAATQVIAFRDKFDIGYTLLVAGSSDKQRAGETMSMLDRVYAFPTSVFIDRNGNVRRIHTGFNGPGTGRHYDQLVAGFTETIEQLLAE; encoded by the coding sequence ATGAAAAATATACTGATTCTGACGCTGGCAGCGCTGCTGCTGGGCGGTTGCAGCGGCCCCGGACCGGTGGATCCGGTGCAACCGGGGGACTGGCGTGGCGTGTTGACCCTGCCGGGTGGTGAGTTGCCGTTCAGCCTGCAGCTGAAACAGGACGGCACCGAATGGATGGCAGTTCTGGTCAATGGTGATGAGCGCGTGGAAGTTACCGATGTGACGGTGAACGAGCAGCAGATGACGCTGGTGCTGCCGGCCTTCAACACCCGTATCGACGCACGGCGCGACGGTGCCGGTTTTAGCGGCACCCTGACGCTGGTAAAGCGCGCTGGCAAGCAGCAGCATATTCCGTTCGTCGCAAGACCCGGGGAGGAGTACAGGTTTCTGCGAGTGCAGCCGGAGTCATATGTCGACGTTGACGGCCGTTGGGCCGTTACGTTTCGCGAGGATGACGGCAGCGAAAGCGAAGCAATTGCCGAGTTTGAACAAACCGGTAACGTGGTCGAAGGAACCTTTCTTACCCCTACCGGCGACTATCGTTTTCTGGCTGGCGAAGTCGATGGCAACCAGTTGTACCTGTCCACCTTTGACGGCTCGCATGCATTCCTGTTTACCGCAAAGCTGGAAGGCGCGCAGCTGCAAGGCGATTTCTGGTCTGGCACGGCCTGGCATGAAAGCTTTGTCGCCAGGCGTGATGCCAATGCCGCGCTGCCGGATGCCGACGAGCTGACGCAGCTTGTCGATGAGCAGTTCACTTTCAGTTTCCCTGATACCGACGGCAACATGGTCAGCCTCGACGACCCGCAGTTTGATGGCAAGGTCGTACTGGTTGCGCTGGCCGGCAGCTGGTGCCCGAACTGCCATGACGAGGCAGCATTTCTGGCGCCGTTTTATCACCAGTATCGTGACCAGGGTCTGGAGATAGTCGGGCTGATGTTTGAGCATCTCGAGGACTTTTCGGCCGCGGCCACCCAGGTAATAGCCTTTCGTGACAAGTTCGACATCGGCTACACGTTGCTGGTGGCCGGCAGCTCGGACAAGCAACGGGCCGGCGAGACGATGTCGATGCTCGATCGCGTGTATGCTTTCCCCACCTCGGTATTTATCGATCGTAATGGCAACGTGCGTCGGATTCATACCGGGTTCAATGGCCCGGGTACAGGCCGGCATTACGACCAGCTCGTCGCCGGCTTCACCGAGACTATTGAACAACTTTTAGCGGAGTAG
- the ppc gene encoding phosphoenolpyruvate carboxylase: MRSGDIDFAEKDRPLREDVSLLGTLVGEMLAEQGGEALFKRVEQVRRAAIARREGTPATDDLAALVRDLNAAETLELVRAFSSYFQVVNLAERVHRIRRRRDYLRDHDDPQPRGIHEAIAQLAAAGLTLDKVEDYLGTILYEPVFTAHPTEATRRTLLEKQQLIARHLTDRFDPSRTPQEEDALLSQIRSEITSSWQTVEHPSERMTVRDERENVLFFITDVIYRIIPPFYEAVEDALVQTYGATARDVRVPLMLRFASWVGGDMDGNPNVGARTIRESLADQRHQIIARYRAEVLRLARNLSQSVERVAISDEVVDRADQYAEIFPAVAAAIHRRHGDMHYRRLLRLIAARLTATQAEESAGYDNAGEFFEDLRMVARSLRDNKGGHAGLFAMRRLLRRVETFGFHLATLDVRQDAMVHRRVIGHVLGESGWLEMDAAQRTRRIQQVMYDPMPEFDETDEVRETLAVFRTIADSQAFYGPNAIGPFIISMTQGADDVLSVMLLARWAGLADARDRISLDIAPLLETVNDLNNGPAIMRTLFADNAYKEHLRQRDSRQIIMIGYSDSNKDGGLAAARWALREGEEALVRSMRDVNVALTIFHGRGGTISRGGGKVHRAVLAAPRGSVNGRLRVTEQGEVINAKFGLRGIALRVLEQAASATALATYVDPPEPTSSLAAPAVMQQVATVAREAYRGLVYEDARLVEYFRQATPIDVIERMQIGSRPASRRSGKGIENLRAIPWVFAWSQSRLVLPGWYGVGHGLAAAEAEYGIGRLRDLQRDWPFFTNIVNDVEMVLAKGDMDIAASYAQLADEPLQPLYDEIRSEFDRTCEMILRIKESDALLDDDPALQRSIRLRNPYTDPISLLQVDLLQRWRAADRDHEALLDALFASVRGISQALQNTG, translated from the coding sequence ATGCGCAGCGGTGATATCGATTTTGCAGAAAAAGACCGGCCCCTACGCGAAGACGTAAGCCTGCTTGGCACGCTGGTAGGCGAAATGCTGGCCGAGCAGGGCGGTGAGGCGCTGTTCAAACGTGTCGAGCAGGTGCGCAGGGCAGCGATTGCGCGGCGCGAAGGCACGCCCGCTACCGATGATCTTGCTGCCCTGGTGCGGGATCTGAATGCCGCCGAAACACTCGAGCTGGTGCGGGCATTTTCGAGTTATTTCCAGGTGGTCAATCTCGCCGAGAGGGTGCACCGGATCCGCCGCCGGCGCGATTACCTGCGTGACCACGACGACCCGCAGCCGCGCGGCATTCACGAAGCGATCGCGCAGCTGGCCGCAGCCGGGCTCACTCTCGACAAAGTGGAAGACTATCTGGGCACCATACTGTACGAGCCGGTGTTTACCGCGCATCCGACCGAAGCAACGCGCCGCACGCTGCTGGAAAAACAGCAGCTCATTGCACGTCACCTGACAGACCGTTTCGACCCGTCACGTACACCGCAGGAAGAGGATGCTTTGCTGTCCCAGATACGGTCGGAGATCACCAGTTCCTGGCAGACCGTGGAGCACCCCAGTGAGCGCATGACCGTGCGGGACGAGCGCGAGAACGTGCTGTTCTTTATTACCGACGTTATATACCGGATCATTCCGCCGTTTTATGAGGCGGTCGAAGACGCGCTCGTACAGACTTACGGTGCTACAGCGCGCGATGTCCGCGTACCACTGATGCTGCGGTTCGCCAGCTGGGTCGGTGGTGACATGGATGGCAATCCCAATGTCGGTGCCCGCACCATCCGCGAGTCCCTTGCGGACCAGCGTCACCAGATTATTGCCCGTTATCGTGCTGAAGTTTTACGGCTGGCGCGAAACCTCAGCCAGTCGGTCGAGCGCGTTGCCATCAGCGACGAAGTGGTTGATCGCGCCGATCAGTATGCCGAGATATTCCCCGCAGTCGCGGCCGCGATTCATCGGCGCCACGGTGACATGCATTACCGCCGCCTGTTGCGGCTGATCGCGGCACGACTGACCGCGACACAGGCCGAAGAGAGCGCCGGCTATGACAATGCTGGTGAGTTTTTCGAAGACCTGCGCATGGTCGCGCGCAGTCTGCGCGACAACAAGGGTGGGCATGCCGGTCTGTTTGCAATGCGCAGGTTGCTGCGTCGCGTTGAGACTTTCGGCTTTCACCTGGCAACACTGGATGTGCGCCAGGATGCCATGGTGCATCGCCGGGTAATCGGACACGTGCTGGGCGAGTCCGGATGGCTTGAGATGGATGCCGCGCAGCGTACGCGCCGGATACAGCAGGTCATGTACGACCCGATGCCCGAATTTGACGAGACTGATGAAGTACGCGAAACGCTGGCAGTGTTCCGTACTATTGCCGACAGCCAGGCGTTTTACGGGCCCAACGCGATCGGGCCGTTTATCATCTCGATGACCCAGGGCGCGGATGACGTGCTTTCTGTCATGTTGCTGGCGCGCTGGGCCGGTCTGGCTGACGCACGTGATCGCATATCGCTCGATATCGCACCGCTGCTGGAGACCGTCAACGACCTCAACAACGGCCCGGCGATCATGCGCACGTTGTTTGCCGACAATGCCTACAAGGAACATCTGCGCCAGCGCGACTCGCGCCAGATCATCATGATCGGCTACTCGGACAGCAACAAGGATGGCGGACTGGCAGCGGCGCGCTGGGCGCTGCGCGAAGGCGAAGAGGCACTCGTTCGCTCCATGCGTGATGTCAATGTAGCGCTGACGATATTCCATGGTCGTGGCGGCACCATCAGCCGCGGCGGCGGGAAGGTGCATCGCGCCGTGCTCGCCGCACCTCGCGGCTCAGTCAATGGCCGCCTGCGTGTTACCGAACAGGGTGAGGTTATCAACGCCAAGTTTGGCCTGCGTGGAATTGCGCTGCGGGTGCTGGAGCAGGCTGCCAGCGCCACTGCGCTTGCCACCTATGTGGACCCGCCGGAACCAACATCATCGCTGGCGGCGCCTGCGGTGATGCAGCAGGTAGCGACGGTGGCGCGTGAGGCTTACCGCGGCCTGGTCTATGAGGATGCCCGGCTGGTTGAGTATTTTCGTCAGGCTACCCCGATCGATGTTATCGAGCGCATGCAGATTGGCTCCCGACCGGCCTCACGCCGATCGGGCAAGGGAATAGAGAACCTGCGCGCAATACCTTGGGTGTTTGCATGGAGTCAGAGCCGGCTGGTGCTGCCGGGCTGGTACGGGGTGGGCCACGGGCTGGCGGCAGCAGAGGCCGAGTATGGTATCGGCCGTCTGCGCGATCTGCAGCGTGACTGGCCGTTCTTTACCAATATCGTCAACGATGTCGAAATGGTGCTGGCCAAGGGTGACATGGATATTGCGGCGTCTTATGCACAGCTTGCCGACGAACCCTTGCAGCCGCTTTACGACGAAATTCGCAGCGAGTTTGATCGCACTTGCGAGATGATCCTGCGCATCAAGGAAAGCGATGCGTTGCTCGATGATGATCCGGCGCTGCAGCGTTCGATACGGTTACGCAATCCCTACACTGACCCGATCAGCCTGTTACAGGTCGACCTGCTGCAGCGCTGGCGAGCAGCCGACCGCGATCACGAAGCACTGCTCGATGCATTGTTCGCGAGCGTCCGCGGCATTTCCCAGGCCCTGCAGAACACCGGATAG